A segment of the Siphonobacter curvatus genome:
TTGGCTCAGGGCACTACGCTTTTTAACTGGCAAATGGCCGGGATGCTACTCGGGGGTATTTTCTGGGGCGTCATCGGTGATAAGAAAGGCCGCAAATCGGTACTGTTTGGTTCGATTGTGATGTATTCACTGGCCAACGCCATCAACGGCCTCATTAACGATTTGACGGTATATGCGATCCTGCGTTTCATTGCGGGCGTAGGGCTGGCCGGTGAACTGGGAGCCGGGATTACCCTCGTCAATGAAACCATGCCCAAAGAAAAACGCGGGTACGGAACGCTGATCGTAGCGGGCTTTGGAGCTTCGGGGGCCGTATTTGCGGCATTGCTGCCGGAATGGGTTCCGAATTGGCGGGTGCTGTACTTCATCGGTGGCGGACTGGGACTGGCTTTGTTGACGCTGCGAATCGGTACCTATGAGTCGGATCTATTTGAGAAAACCGAACATTCCAACGTGACGAAAGGCGATTTCCTGAGTCTATTTACGAACGCTGCCCGATTCAAGAAATACCTGGCCTGTATCTTCATTGGCATTCCCATCTGGTACGTGATCTCGGTACTGGTTCTTTCCGCACCGGAGTTGGTCAAAGCCCTGGGGGTAAGTGGTATCCGGCCTAACCTCACCATCGCTTACCTGTACGCCGGACTTTCACTGGGAGATATAGGGGTTGGTTTGCTGAGTCAGCAGATTCGTAGCCGGAAAAAAGCGATCTATTTTTATCTCATTATTCTATCTTCACTAGTCATTTTTTACGTGAATTCCAGCGGATTATCGCCGCAGGGTTTTTACTGGCTGTGTTTTGCCCTTGGATTTTTTGCGGGCTACTGGGCCATGTTTGTGACGATGTCTTCCGAGCAATTTGGTACCAATCTGCGAGCTACGGTTACGACTACTATTCCTAATTTCGTTCGCGGAGCCGTGATTCCCATCAGTATTCTGTTTAAAGCCTTTATTCCTTCGCTGGGCCTAATTGGTTCGGCCCTTACGGTAGGAATAGCGTGTCTGCTCCTGGCCTTTATTTCCAACTGGAGCGTGGAAGAAACCTTTGCCAAAGAACTGGATTACGTGGAATAATAAACGGAGCGTCATGTCCCGGTTATATACTTCCGGAAGTTTCAATTTTCGGAAGCGTACCACTGGACGTGTTCAGTACGAACCTCCGGTACGATGAAATCAAGCTTTGGCGTACTAAAGCTTTGGTTCCTGTTGCACAAAATTCACGATACGGCGGTCCACCCAATACAGTCCATCTTTAGAGGCCTCATAAAAGCCGCAATGGCCGCCCAAACGGGGCGTTTCCAGCCAAAGGTAATCCGATTGCCGAGCCAGCGTTTCGGGGGAACAACTGGGCGAAAGAATGGGGTCATTTTGAGCATTAAGCAGCAGACTCCGTACCCGGATATTAGGAAGGTAGGGTAGAGCCGAGGTTGCTTCTGCGTAGTCCTTCCAGC
Coding sequences within it:
- a CDS encoding MFS transporter, which produces MSTSVPLSTSSTRSAYTLILVAALGYFVDVYDLILFGVIRNPSLRELGVPEDQLLAQGTTLFNWQMAGMLLGGIFWGVIGDKKGRKSVLFGSIVMYSLANAINGLINDLTVYAILRFIAGVGLAGELGAGITLVNETMPKEKRGYGTLIVAGFGASGAVFAALLPEWVPNWRVLYFIGGGLGLALLTLRIGTYESDLFEKTEHSNVTKGDFLSLFTNAARFKKYLACIFIGIPIWYVISVLVLSAPELVKALGVSGIRPNLTIAYLYAGLSLGDIGVGLLSQQIRSRKKAIYFYLIILSSLVIFYVNSSGLSPQGFYWLCFALGFFAGYWAMFVTMSSEQFGTNLRATVTTTIPNFVRGAVIPISILFKAFIPSLGLIGSALTVGIACLLLAFISNWSVEETFAKELDYVE